Part of the Prochlorococcus sp. MIT 0603 genome is shown below.
AATAACTTTAGTAACTCTGGCTTTATATAAGATCTTGCCCCCATTTGCTTCTAGCCCTTTGACTAGCGTCTCTGCGATAACACCAACACCTCCTTTGGGGTAGTTAATTCCTCCTGCATGACGGTCTGAGAAGACCATGCCACCATTGATCATTGGGGTTTTTTTTGCTGGCATTACTGACCAACAGAAGCATTCTAAGTCTATAAAACTTAATAGCTTTTGATCTGTTATGTATTTACGTGCAACTTCCCCAACATTAAAAGGCAACCACCTTGCTAATCCTAAACATGACAATGGTGCTTTAAAGAAGACCTTGGCTAAATATGCGGGATCTTCGATTGATAATAAAGGCATTGAGTCAAGACAGTTAAAGACTTGCCAACAGACTTTGTAAAAAGCTTTTATTCCTTTCTCTTCATGTGGAAAATGAGAGACTAAGTGCGAAATGAATTGATCATAGTCTCTATCAACTGTAATATCATCTCCTTCTGGTAGGTGATAAGTTAGTTGAGTAGGGTCTGGTATGGTTTCACACCTTTGTCCTACGTCGGCAAGAGCTCTTGTTAGGAGGTTTGTATAACCTTTCTCTCCGAATCCAAATATCATAGAGGCTCCAACGTCAAACTTATAACCATTTCTATTAAATGCACCACTGCTTCCTCCTGGAATGGTGTATCTCTCAAGAACTAAAACTCTTGCTCCTTTTGCCGCTAGCTGGGTCGCAGTAACCAAGCCTCCTATCCCTGAACCAATTACTATTACGTCCCATAAGGACTCTTTGTGCTTAAAAGTTTTCTCTCTAGAGTTCATTGTCTTAGGGGCTCCATGCTAGTCCTAATGGTTTTTGTTGCTGTTTGAATGCTCTTAATGGCTTCTAATGATCTATCACGATAAGCCCTATGTCGTGACTGTTTGTCACGTATCCGTTTATCTAGTTTTGGCAAAAGACCAAAATTTGGAGGCATTGGTTGGAAATTGTTTTTATTAGTTAATTCCTTATCCCATTGCGAGGTGCTTATGAAATCTATTAACGCACCTATCATTGTTGTTTTGGGAAGTATTATAGGGTCACAATGCATTGCTAATAGAGCTGCATTAGTTCCTGCCAGCCATCCTCCTGCTATAGCGGCTGAATAGCCTTCTGTACCAGTAATTTGACCTGCAGCAAGGAGAGAAGATCTTTTCTTGAATTGAAGCGTTGGATTCAAAAGCTTTGGTGATTCAATAAATGTATTCCTATGCATAACTCCAAAACGAACAAACTCTGCCTTGTGCAAGCCAGGAATTAATTGAAGAATTCTTCTTTGTTCTTTCCATTTTAGATTTGTTTGGAATCCTACTAAGTTCCAGAGTCTTCCTTCTTTGTCTTCTTGCCGAAGTTGGACTATGGCATAAGCTCTTTTTATTTTTCTTAGTTCACGATCATTTAAATCCCCCCATCTTGGGTCCCATAGCCCAATTGGCTTGAGTGGACCATATCGCATGGTGTCTTCACCTCTACGAGCAAGTTCTTCAATTGGAAGACAACCCTCAAAAAAGATCGCAGATCCTTTTTCAAAATCTTTTAGTTCTGATTGCTCAGCGTTAATGAGAGCAGATCTAAATGCAATATATTGCTCTTTATTCATTGGGCAATTTATATAATCAGCATCACCTTTGTCATACCTGCTTGCTCTAAAAGCTATCGATAGATCGATGCTTTCCCCATCAATAATTGGGCTGGAAGCATCGAAGAAGTGACATTGTTCAACACCTGTGAATTTGTTAATGTCCGTTGCTAATAAATCACTGGTAAGCGGTCCAGAAGCTATAACAGCTATCTGCTCGGTTGAAGGTAATACTTTGATCTCATTCCTTTCGATAGTTATTAGTGGATGAGAAGATAACTTCTCAGTTATAAAGTGGCTAAATTTACCTCTATCAACAGCT
Proteins encoded:
- the crtH gene encoding carotenoid isomerase: MNSREKTFKHKESLWDVIVIGSGIGGLVTATQLAAKGARVLVLERYTIPGGSSGAFNRNGYKFDVGASMIFGFGEKGYTNLLTRALADVGQRCETIPDPTQLTYHLPEGDDITVDRDYDQFISHLVSHFPHEEKGIKAFYKVCWQVFNCLDSMPLLSIEDPAYLAKVFFKAPLSCLGLARWLPFNVGEVARKYITDQKLLSFIDLECFCWSVMPAKKTPMINGGMVFSDRHAGGINYPKGGVGVIAETLVKGLEANGGKILYKARVTKVILEGKKAVGVKLSTGEELQSNIIVSNATRWDTFGGEGVKEPLVEEEYTPQPEKKWRNRYKPSPSFLSIHLGVKEDCIPKGSHCHHLILNEWEKMESEQGVVFISIPTLLDKSLAPKGHHIIHAFTPSSMAEWKRLDPPTYAKKKALACDRLITKIEQVFPGVKELITHQEIGTPRSHRRFLGRHNGSYGPIPAMRLPGLLPMPFNSTAIESLYCVGDSCFPGQGLNAVAFSGFACAHKIGAKLGINPWSLPK
- the trmFO gene encoding FADH(2)-oxidizing methylenetetrahydrofolate--tRNA-(uracil(54)-C(5))-methyltransferase TrmFO; the protein is MKPSTPLLVIGAGLAGAEAAWQIASAGLSVKLIEMRPFKRSPAHHSSNFAELVCSNSFGSLSNDRSSGLLKEELRILNSFIIQTADQHSIPAGGALAVDRGKFSHFITEKLSSHPLITIERNEIKVLPSTEQIAVIASGPLTSDLLATDINKFTGVEQCHFFDASSPIIDGESIDLSIAFRASRYDKGDADYINCPMNKEQYIAFRSALINAEQSELKDFEKGSAIFFEGCLPIEELARRGEDTMRYGPLKPIGLWDPRWGDLNDRELRKIKRAYAIVQLRQEDKEGRLWNLVGFQTNLKWKEQRRILQLIPGLHKAEFVRFGVMHRNTFIESPKLLNPTLQFKKRSSLLAAGQITGTEGYSAAIAGGWLAGTNAALLAMHCDPIILPKTTMIGALIDFISTSQWDKELTNKNNFQPMPPNFGLLPKLDKRIRDKQSRHRAYRDRSLEAIKSIQTATKTIRTSMEPLRQ